In the Nocardia asteroides genome, CCGGCCCGCGTCGCCCAGCGAGCCGCCGCTGACCGCGCCGAGCAGCAGCAGCGCCAGCGTCGCGCTGCCCGCGGCGGTGAGCGTGGCCAAGGGGGCGGTGAGCCGGTCGTCCGAGCTCCGCGCGGTGTCGAGCCCGCCGAGCGCGCCCACCGCGGCGGGCAGCACGAGCAGCGCGGGCCACCACCCGGCGGCCGGACCGGTCGGCACCGCGGCCAGCACCGGGAGCCCGGGCACCGCACCGGCGACCACCCCGAAGAGCCCGAACTCGGCGCCGCCGAGCTGCGCGCCCGGCCCGAGCAGCACACTCACCGTCGCCACCACCATGTTGGGCAGGTAGCCGAGCGAGAGCACGGTGAGCCCGAGCACGCCGACCACCCCGTCCGCGCCCGCGTAGGCGTCGAGGACGGCGGAGCCGCGCGCGAACAGCGCGAGCACGACGACGACGGCCGCGCAGGCCAGCATGCGGAGCACGATCAGCCCGCCCGCGCGCAACCCCGCGAGCACCCACTCCGGCGGCCGCGGCAGCGGGAGGTCGACCTCGTGCAGCCGGGTCGCGATGCCCGCGCCCGCGCCGAGCAGGTGCCAGCCGAAGACCCAGAGGAAGGCGGCGAGCGGGTTCGGCGGCTGCAGCGCGACGACGGCGGAGGCATCCTCGGTGACCGCGATGCAGATCGAGGTCACCACCAGCGGCCCGAGCAGCGCGGCGCCGAGGATCCAGGACAGGTCGACCCGGTTCGCGCCCGGCTGGACGGCGTGCGCGCACTCCCTGGCCACACCCGACACAAGCAGCGCGGTGGCGAGCAGCGGGAGCGCGCCGAGCGTGGTCTTGCCGATGGTCAGCGGCACCTGGTGGATGGCGAGCCAGCTCGCGGCGATGGCGCCCGCGCCGCCCCCGGTGCCGCTGCCCGCGGCGAGCAGCGTGGTCAGGATCAGCACGGTGGCGATGGTCAGGGCGAAGGTCGCCGGCCGCGCCGCGACCAGCAGGAGCACCCGCGCCCGCTCCGGGCTCAGCGCCCAGCCGCCCTCCGGGCCGGGGCGCTCCGGCCCGCGGCGCGGCGGACGGCGGCGTTCGGCCGTTGTTCTCGGGGCGCTCATGGGAATGAAGCGTGGCACCGGCCCCGGCGCGCCATCGTCAGGCGCGCCGGGGCCGGTGCGGCCGCGCTACTACTTGTTGTCGTCCGAGGGGCGGAAGGCCCTGGTGGCCTCGGCGGCCGGGTCGGCGCCCTGTTCCCCGCCGAACGGCTGCGGCTGGGCCTGGCCGCTCTGCGGCTGGGCGGACTGGGCAGGCTGGCTCTGCTGCCCGGCCTGCGGCTGCGCGGACTGCTGCTGCCCGGTCTGCGGCTGGCCGTAGCCCTGCGCGCCGTACTGCGGCTGCTGCTGCCCGCCGAAGTGCTGGGTGGCCTGATCCGAACCGGGGAACGAGCCCTGCTGCGCGCCGTACCCCTGCTGCTGCTGGCCGTACTGCTGGCCGTAGGGCTGCTGCTGCCCGTAGGCGGGCTGACTCGGCTGGCTCTGCCCGTACGGCTGCTGCTGGACCGGGTACTGCGCCCCGCTCTGCTGGCCGAATGCCTGGGTGGACGGACTGCCCTGCTGCCCGAACCCGGCCTGCTGGCCCTGCTGACCCTGCTGGCCCTGCTGGCCATAGCCGCCCTGCTGGCCGTACCCCGCCTGCTGACCCTGCTGGCCGTACGCTCCCTGCTGGCCGTACGCACCTTGCTGACCGTAGGCGCCCTGCTGGCCGAAGTTCTGCTGCGCCGGAGCGGCCGGACGCGGCGCCGGCGGCTTGATGATGCCGAGCTCGAAGAGCACCGCGGCGACCGCGATGGCGGCCTGCACGAAGAGCAGCACCAGGATCACCCAGGCGCCCCACTTCAGCTCCAGCCCCTCGCCCAGGTTGAACGAGACGAAGAGCAGCGCGAAGAACGCCACCACCGAGGCGGCGGCGGCAGGCGGCAGCCAGGCCTGCTTCGGCAGCAGGGAGAAGGCCGCGAGCAGCCCGGCGAAGAGCGCGAAGCCGAGGATCGCCGCCCCGAACGCGGTGTCGAACAGGCTGTTCGACACGTCCGACTCGATCGAGGTGTCGCCGAAGCTCACCGGGGCGGTGGTCAGGAACGGCAGGAAGCCGAGCAGGAAGTTCAGCACACCGAGCGCCGCCACACCCACCGTCAGCAGGAAGGGCAGCCCCTTGCCCGCAACGCCGGTCGCCGAGGTGCTTGTGGCCGCGCCGGTCGCGCCGGCGCCGGTGCTCGGCGTACCCGCCTGCTGCCCGGTGCTCGGAGTGGCGGAGGGCGGGACGGGGTTGTTATACCCGGAGCCCCCGGTCGGGTAGGACATGTCGTCGTCTCCTTGTCGATGGGTCGAGCGGCGCGGGCCGGTCGAGTCGTGCACGGCTTTCGACGGGTGGTTACCCCCGACGCTACTGCAACCCACACCTCGGGTCATCACCAGCCGAAAACAGCGGAGACCGTCTCCCCGCTGGGAGACGGCCTCCGCTGGCACCCGGTGTGGATCAGGCCGTGACGGCCGCCTTCTCCAGGATTTCGCGGGCCAGCGCGGCGGTCTCGGACGGCGTCTTGCCGACCTTCACGCCCGCGGCC is a window encoding:
- a CDS encoding DUF6350 family protein yields the protein MSAPRTTAERRRPPRRGPERPGPEGGWALSPERARVLLLVAARPATFALTIATVLILTTLLAAGSGTGGGAGAIAASWLAIHQVPLTIGKTTLGALPLLATALLVSGVARECAHAVQPGANRVDLSWILGAALLGPLVVTSICIAVTEDASAVVALQPPNPLAAFLWVFGWHLLGAGAGIATRLHEVDLPLPRPPEWVLAGLRAGGLIVLRMLACAAVVVVLALFARGSAVLDAYAGADGVVGVLGLTVLSLGYLPNMVVATVSVLLGPGAQLGGAEFGLFGVVAGAVPGLPVLAAVPTGPAAGWWPALLVLPAAVGALGGLDTARSSDDRLTAPLATLTAAGSATLALLLLGAVSGGSLGDAGRVGMLLPAFAVVSFGWFAIFGYAGLVLGRRWNVELRRPRLRRSPPVAERAVAVPYDEYGFDTDGFDRDGYDREGFDAHGYDAHGYDHQGYDHEGYDERGYHEDGLHEDGYDDDGFDRHGFDEDGYDTEGYHRDEYDDDEPAALGDHADDHSDDHDEHAAAASGDRGGRAALGSSDDGGRAALGSGDTRYGDDGDHSVSARGDTDAEPDDDPDHPGARYLDAGADEPFDAELLDADDPVGTARTPSATGRTTPEILDAEVVDADLPDGGHTPGR
- a CDS encoding DUF5336 domain-containing protein codes for the protein MSYPTGGSGYNNPVPPSATPSTGQQAGTPSTGAGATGAATSTSATGVAGKGLPFLLTVGVAALGVLNFLLGFLPFLTTAPVSFGDTSIESDVSNSLFDTAFGAAILGFALFAGLLAAFSLLPKQAWLPPAAAASVVAFFALLFVSFNLGEGLELKWGAWVILVLLFVQAAIAVAAVLFELGIIKPPAPRPAAPAQQNFGQQGAYGQQGAYGQQGAYGQQGQQAGYGQQGGYGQQGQQGQQGQQAGFGQQGSPSTQAFGQQSGAQYPVQQQPYGQSQPSQPAYGQQQPYGQQYGQQQQGYGAQQGSFPGSDQATQHFGGQQQPQYGAQGYGQPQTGQQQSAQPQAGQQSQPAQSAQPQSGQAQPQPFGGEQGADPAAEATRAFRPSDDNK